In one Syntrophales bacterium genomic region, the following are encoded:
- a CDS encoding rod shape-determining protein → MLFDFIFGKLSNDLAIDLGTANTLVYVKGKGIVLSEPSVVAVHRDSKGIKKVLAVGAEAKKMLGRTPGNIVAIRPMRDGVIADFDITEAMLRHFILRVHNRRTLVRPRIIISIPSGITQVERRAVKETAESAGAREVYLIEEPMAAAIGAGLPITEPISSMVVDIGGGTTEVAVISLSGIVYSKSVRVAGDKMDEAIVQTMKRKYSLLIGERSAEIIKTTIGCAYPEDELRTIEVKGRDLISGIPKIIEIDSEEVREAIMEPIIIIVDTIKSALEQIPPELAGDIVDRGIVLSGGGALLRNMDLLIREETGLPVTIADDPLSTVVRGAGMALDELTLLKEVAVQS, encoded by the coding sequence TTGCTATTCGATTTTATTTTTGGAAAGCTTTCCAATGATCTGGCAATAGACCTGGGGACGGCAAATACGCTTGTTTATGTGAAGGGGAAGGGGATAGTGTTGAGCGAACCTTCGGTCGTTGCTGTTCACAGGGATTCGAAAGGAATTAAAAAAGTGCTCGCCGTCGGTGCGGAAGCCAAAAAGATGTTGGGCAGAACACCGGGCAATATAGTGGCAATAAGGCCGATGAGAGACGGTGTTATTGCTGATTTCGATATTACAGAAGCGATGTTGCGCCATTTTATACTGCGCGTACATAACCGCAGGACTCTGGTTCGTCCAAGAATTATTATTTCCATACCTTCCGGAATCACACAGGTTGAGAGAAGAGCTGTCAAGGAAACTGCTGAATCCGCTGGAGCCAGAGAGGTCTATCTTATTGAAGAACCTATGGCAGCAGCGATAGGTGCCGGCCTGCCAATAACGGAACCGATAAGTTCCATGGTTGTCGATATCGGTGGGGGTACTACCGAGGTCGCTGTAATATCACTGTCAGGTATAGTTTATTCAAAGTCCGTACGTGTTGCCGGCGACAAAATGGATGAGGCAATAGTGCAGACTATGAAAAGAAAATACAGTCTTCTGATCGGGGAAAGATCAGCAGAAATCATAAAGACAACCATCGGGTGTGCATATCCGGAGGATGAGTTGAGGACAATAGAAGTAAAGGGAAGAGATCTTATATCAGGCATTCCAAAAATTATAGAAATTGATTCAGAAGAGGTAAGGGAAGCAATAATGGAGCCGATAATTATTATCGTCGATACCATCAAGAGTGCCCTTGAGCAGATTCCTCCGGAATTAGCAGGTGATATTGTTGACAGAGGGATTGTATTGTCCGGTGGTGGAGCACTTTTAAGAAATATGGATCTTCTCATAAGAGAAGAAACCGGTCTTCCCGTAACAATAGCTGATGATCCACTTTCGACAGTGGTTAGAGGGGCAGGCATGGCCCTTGATGAGTTAACTTTATTGAAAGAAGTCGCGGTTCAATCATAA